One region of Eleutherodactylus coqui strain aEleCoq1 chromosome 5, aEleCoq1.hap1, whole genome shotgun sequence genomic DNA includes:
- the LOC136628480 gene encoding uncharacterized protein → MDRATVRLSRAYRRRLITFVLMMDREQSEKTDRASRRQRRFWVHPLLTERGTKGHFASLYHDLKNHPEKFVSFCRLPLEAFDRLLELVRRDLTYQDTQMRKAITAEERLLITLRFLATGESYASLHLQFRVGKSTITEIVRCTCSAIWQKLQPIVMPSPTEDTWQRVAAGFQDVAKFPNCIGAVDGKHVRVLQPAHSGSKFFNYKKFFSIVLMAVADAHSKFVCIDVGAYGSTGDSRVLRTSQIGMQILRDGVTLPAPQPFPGTTHPVPFVMVSDEAFPLMPNLLRPYPRRGLNARKRIFNYRLSRARRVVECAFGIMVSQWRVLGTTLLVDPNTVDDLVKACCVLHNYLRDYRPEVDVEELDPAFDTVINWGGGRTPATAVQVRELFTDYFLSHEGTVPWQFSCVGGVQP, encoded by the exons ATGGACCGAGCAACAGTCCGTCTGAGCCGTGCATACCGACGCAGACTGATTACATTTGTGCTTATGATGGATAGAGAACAATCTGAAAAG actgatcgtgcttcccggcGTCAGAGACGTTTCTGGGTTCATCCCCTACTAACCGAGAGGGGGACGAAGGGCCATTTTGCGAGCCTCTACCACGATcttaaaaa ccatcctGAGAAGTTCGTCTCATTTTGTCGCCTGCCTCTGGAGGCCTTTGAccgccttctggagctggtgcgccgggatCTGACCTACCAGGACACGCAGATGAGGAAGGCaatcactgcagaagaaaggctgctcatcacccttcg cttcttggccacaggagagagctatgcatccctgcatctccaatttcgtgttggtaaatcaaccatcaccgaaattgtgaggtgcacatgcagcgccatctggcagaagttgcagcccatcgtgatgccttcacctaccgaggacacttggcaacgtgttgcagcaggctttcaagatgttgccaaatttcctaactgcataggcgccgtcgacggcaaacatgtgcgtgtgcttcagccagcccactcaggctccaaattcttcaattacaaaaaatttttttcaattgtcctgatggccgtggctgatgcacatagcaaatttgtttgcatcgacgtcggcgcctatggcagcactggggattctcgggtgctgcgaacatcacagattgggatgcaaattctccgagatggcgtcacgctcccagccccacaacctttcccgggaaccacacatccagtcccctttgtgatggtatcggatgaggctttcccgttgatgccaaacctgttgcgcccatacccgcggagaggactgaatgcccggaaaaggatttttaattataggctgagccgggcacgtcgtgtggttgagtgtgccttcgggattatggtgagtcagtggagagttctagggactacACTGTTAGTAGACCCTaacacagttgatgaccttgtcaaggcatgttgtgttcttcacaactacctccgggactatcgcccagaggtagatgtcgaagaacttgatcctgcctttgacacggtcatcaactggggggGAGGTAGGACGCCTGCTACTGCAGTGCAGGTACGCgaactcttcactgactatttccttagtcacgaaggcaccgtgccatggcagttctcctgtgtcggtggtgtgcagccctaa
- the LOC136628481 gene encoding uncharacterized protein isoform X2 has translation MAWYQRMGINVARMITLVESRPEIWDPAETGYSDRDLKADAWLSVCTGMYPDWDSGTAALHSEILKDVKNRWRSVRDRYKKHEKDCEKSGMSPSQKKCPYQEQLRFLRTSRVLRASSGNIGAAPPTDTTASPDKDGPGQEPCDDESREGTPALEGSQRSTPDLNPTSVSPEVGEQIVSCGNTTAPASRACVSRVVTSARPASEE, from the exons ATGGCGTGGTACCAGCGAATGGGTATAAACGTTGCCAGGATGATAACATTG gttGAAAGTAGGCCTGAGATATGGGACCCAGCCGAGACGGGCTACAGCGACCGAGATTTAAAGGCAGACGCCTGGCTATCGGTATGCACTGGCATGTATCCCGATTGGGACTCCGGAACTGCTGCCCTCCACAGTGAAATAC TTaaagatgtcaagaatcgttggcGGTCGGTTCGGGACCGCTACAAGAAGCATGAAAAAGATTGTGAAAAAAGTGGCATGTCGCCTTCACAAAAGAAATGTCCATACCAGGAGCAACTGCGCTTCCTCCGAACTAGTCGAGTGTTGCGCGC atccagcgggaacatTGGGGCCGCGCCTCCCACGGACACCACCGCTTCACCTGACAAAGATGGGCCGGGACAGGAGCCGTGTGACGATGAGTCCAGAGAAGGTACCCCAGCCTTGGAGGGCAGCCAGCGTAGCACGCCCGATTTGAACCCCACTTCTGTTTCTCCAGAAGTGGGGGAACAAATTGTGTCGTGTGGCAATACTACTGCCCCTGCCAGCAGAGCATGTGTTAGCAGGGTGGTGACTTCCGCGCGGCCCGCGTCGGAAGAATAG
- the LOC136628481 gene encoding uncharacterized protein isoform X1, producing the protein MKCNHSLFTHRTKKIFGCRKGYIGSMAWYQRMGINVARMITLVESRPEIWDPAETGYSDRDLKADAWLSVCTGMYPDWDSGTAALHSEILKDVKNRWRSVRDRYKKHEKDCEKSGMSPSQKKCPYQEQLRFLRTSRVLRASSGNIGAAPPTDTTASPDKDGPGQEPCDDESREGTPALEGSQRSTPDLNPTSVSPEVGEQIVSCGNTTAPASRACVSRVVTSARPASEE; encoded by the exons ATGAAATGCAACCATTCTCTGTTTACTCACAGGACGAAAAAGATTTTCGGTTGTCGCAAAGGATATATCGGGAGTATGGCGTGGTACCAGCGAATGGGTATAAACGTTGCCAGGATGATAACATTG gttGAAAGTAGGCCTGAGATATGGGACCCAGCCGAGACGGGCTACAGCGACCGAGATTTAAAGGCAGACGCCTGGCTATCGGTATGCACTGGCATGTATCCCGATTGGGACTCCGGAACTGCTGCCCTCCACAGTGAAATAC TTaaagatgtcaagaatcgttggcGGTCGGTTCGGGACCGCTACAAGAAGCATGAAAAAGATTGTGAAAAAAGTGGCATGTCGCCTTCACAAAAGAAATGTCCATACCAGGAGCAACTGCGCTTCCTCCGAACTAGTCGAGTGTTGCGCGC atccagcgggaacatTGGGGCCGCGCCTCCCACGGACACCACCGCTTCACCTGACAAAGATGGGCCGGGACAGGAGCCGTGTGACGATGAGTCCAGAGAAGGTACCCCAGCCTTGGAGGGCAGCCAGCGTAGCACGCCCGATTTGAACCCCACTTCTGTTTCTCCAGAAGTGGGGGAACAAATTGTGTCGTGTGGCAATACTACTGCCCCTGCCAGCAGAGCATGTGTTAGCAGGGTGGTGACTTCCGCGCGGCCCGCGTCGGAAGAATAG